The Brassica napus cultivar Da-Ae chromosome C7, Da-Ae, whole genome shotgun sequence genomic interval TCTAGAATATATAGTATTCGAGTAAGATGGCATATTATTATCCACTTCTACTGCTTCAGTGAGGTGATTCGGATCAGTGATTTGGCGTATTACTCCAAACGCACCAAGCCATGGTCTGCATTGCAAGATATTAGAGGCTGTCAAACATAAGAGAGAGAAATTTCTCAGCTCTTTAAGCTTCAAGAACTTTGTTTCCAGCCACAACATGCTATAACAATCTACTTAATATTGTTCTCTTAGTTTGTAATCCTTTCTCACTTAACCTATCACTAACTTGAACCATGTACAGATCAATAATACCTGGTCTAAGCTTCACGTCTGAGCCGTATTTTCATCTCCTTGAGGTGAATTACTGCTGCTAGGCTTATCATTTCCATCATACCTCTGTCAAAAACAAACATCATCAATCTATGTCAAGACTCTTTACTTCTAACCAAAGAGTCAGTCCATGATCGGATACAAAACAAGAACCCATGAGTTGCTTTGTTACCTTCTTTCTAAAATCAAAAGGAACGTATCTGTACTTGATCATGTGCACGATTTGTCGTTTCATAGTGAGAAAATACAGAAACAACCAGTAGCAAAGCAAGATGGGCCAGAACACAGGCACATCCAAGAACGAGAAGAAGGTCATCACAAACGCTACAACAAAAGCCTTAGTAGCTGCATacctaaacaacaacaaaacaatcTCAGATCAAATCAAAACCAATTTATCTACAAAGGTGAGGAGAAATTTACCAGAACTTGAACTCAGGAAGACGACGAACAAACGGCTTGAACTCATCAGAATCTTTACTGGACTCAGACGAAGCAGAAGCAGGATCCAAGGCTTCGAGCTCTGGATCGACTTTGGGTGAGAGGAAACCGATCAAGAGGTTTAAGATGTACGTCGCGAGACCATACGAGACGACGAAGAATCCGTAAGCGTAGTAAACTCTGTATATGTAGATCACGGCGGCTATTAACGTTACTAGCCATCTTCGGACGAGGTGTGGAGCCGATCTGTCGAGGTAATTCTGAAACGATTTGGAAAATTCGATTCTCCATCGTGCAAGCGGTGAATCGCTCATTGTGTACCCGTCTCCTTCGTTTCCTGATTCGTCCTCCATGGCTAAATCCTGATTCAATCACTGATCAAGGTCACAATGATCTTCAAATCAaacacgagagagagagagagagagagtcgttTGGTTTCGCACTTTCGCGGAAGGAAAGAGGAAACTGAATGACGTCGATGAAACACGTGTCGTGGTTTGTTGTGCTCTCTTGGAAAATTAAATGGCCTGTTGGGCTTTTaattaacaataaatattttactgcTACTACTCCACAGAAAAAAATGTCACGCTAATCTCGAATTGTATAAAACTTATTAACAATAATAACTCTCTTATCCCCTATATGTTAATctagaaacattacaacttctttttgtattcACGTGTcaatcactaggatgattcttagaatccttagagaaataggttggtccatctaattatataataagctttatattaaactaaccataaattcattattaatgttctttattatttctttaaataaaagttacggaattTCCTAATATGTCAAAAggatatatgacaattaatgattttgaataataaagatttgattaaaattaatttatcttatatcatatttgtttaattttaatctattaaaataaattaaacaaccacattaaccatataataaaaatttagattttttctgtatatgtcatattttgaatttttaaaaatgaatataaattacGAAAACTgttacaagatacaaatgattattaaataatataagtaaaatttaatttaattattaaaagatacatatatatatatcgttttaaattaaactatataccatataaaatacataaatattttaatttcgaatttattttgaacaatttcttttgataaaaattttgaataaacattgacaacttaattttttaaaaattaaaaattaataaactattaatccacaatgaaatttttgttatcggtaatttaaagtttttgctataaaatatacaaatgataaaaaaacatatgagcaaaaagtatcatttaatagatattaatattaaaaatacactatatacgttatttaaatttaattatatatcgtatcaaatagaaaaaaaattgtttggattcataaaatttatatgttcgcaccgatttagttactgaatttttagttattcaatatatatttattatttcataatatgtaaaaaaatataatatctaaaataattgatatctaatgttcatcccgcgcaaggcgcggatcttgaCCTAGTTAATCTATTAAAGAAAACTCACTCAAAAACCTTAAGCTCTCACACAATCACAAAACTCATAAGTTATACAACACACTTGCATCTCTCTCCTTATATACAACTCAAATTTCTTAAACTCATTAGGTATAACATATTTGGACATTTTCCTAATCCTTTAAAACATAACTCGGTAGGATTAGAAATTAActtatttctcaagtttcttttttttcttcaagcTTAATctaacattctcccccttaagcttgaactCCATTTTCGATAAATGTTCAACTCTTCTCGTATCTTTGAACTTCAATCTTTCAAGTGCACTCGACAAGATGTTTGCTCTCTGCTCTCTCTCGAGTATACGCCAATGTAACTCTCCATGCCATATAGTCAGTTTCGCGGCTTCCTTCCATGTTATCAATACAGCTCACATGATGATAACTCAACAGTTTCTTGTTTGCTTGTACACTACGTATTCAGACCTTCACTAAGGTAAATGATATGTCCTGCTATTGTGCTCTTGCCATCACCCGGGTTAATATTATGACTACTACCACTATCTCCAACAATTGGTATCTCCAACAATCGACGGCAGTGACAAAGATCATGCAAAATTTTGTAGAAGATCATAGTAGTTTCAGTAGACTTCTTTAGCTCTATATGTATCCATAGATGCATCAAAAATCTCCCCGTGATGTAATCTAAAATGTAATTCTGATGCAATCTCAGCCTTCTGCTATAAAATTTCGTACCATATAAATCTTCATTGATAGTCATTAGAAACAATCCTAATAATCCACGTTCATTACTTGACTGAGAGCTTGCCAAAACCCACATTATACAAACATAAACTGCTTGCCATTTCCCAACTATGTTCTTCCAGCGGTGCCAAACATGAGGTGTGTTTTCGTTTCGCTGCAGTTCTAAGGTAAAACTACCACAGTTATGTCCTATTATGCCTTCAACAGTTTCTGAGCCAATCTCGTGTAATATGAATGACATCTCTGAACTAGTCTTCAAACTCATAGATGAACTCATCTCATGAAGCCTTTTGATCTCTGGTTCATTACGTCTGATCAGACGTATCGAACTGTGATGCGCCCATAAACAGATTTCTGTTGCTCCTTCAAATCTCATAGTACTAACAGCCGAGTAAACTAATATCACCCTGAACAGCTTGATGATTCCAGGATCAAAATATCGCCTCCTACTAGTACAAACTCCAATCAAATTCTTGCTCCTGAACTTGAATTTCCAGGCCCTAAGATACTTCCTATGTTTCTCTGTACTCATCATTCTTAGAAGAACTTGCTCACGCAGCCTTTTACAAATGTTTGCATcattagaaatttttattttctcatgCCACACCTCTAGTTCACTGACATGTAGATACAATTTATCAGCCAGAGGGTAAGTTTCATGAGAAAAGACTCCATTAAGCAAGGATGTAGTAACACTTGTTTCTTTGCATCCATAGCTACTGTATATGTCTGAAACTTGCAGTACCTTGACCTTTAATATTTCTTCCACGTTTGGACCTTGATTAATAAATCTCTCCATCTGCTTTTTATACTTCCAGTCATAGATTTCGAATCCACATGGTTCCCACATACGATCAGCCATTAGTGTATGTCCGCCCACCATGTGTTTGATCTTATTCCCAAGAGACAAACTCATGTGTTCTTTTGCATCACCTTCGTTTTGAGCTTCTTTAAAACCCAACACTTTCTCAGTAAGATCAAATCTATTTGCATAATCTTCAGGAAAAAGACTAATCACTTCTTGATCACAGAGCCATGAAATGGCTCAAGTGCTTTAGGGAATTGAGTTGAATCTTGAAGGTTCTTAATGAGGTCTCTCAATTATGAAGGCTTCACTTGAT includes:
- the LOC111213828 gene encoding protein RER1D encodes the protein MEDESGNEGDGYTMSDSPLARWRIEFSKSFQNYLDRSAPHLVRRWLVTLIAAVIYIYRVYYAYGFFVVSYGLATYILNLLIGFLSPKVDPELEALDPASASSESSKDSDEFKPFVRRLPEFKFWYAATKAFVVAFVMTFFSFLDVPVFWPILLCYWLFLYFLTMKRQIVHMIKYRYVPFDFRKKRYDGNDKPSSSNSPQGDENTAQT